From Marivirga harenae, one genomic window encodes:
- a CDS encoding ABC transporter permease: MKPAPPKLAQKLLKSFLREELAEEVLGDLEENFHSRVENRSLMKAKINYWFQVINYLRPFAIQKSKSYNSNYTDMFKINFKIGYRNLLRNKGYSSINIGGLAVGMAVAMLISLWVYDELTFDSYHENHDRIAQVMKHQQLNDEISMQAALPIPLKEELQSNYGEGFDKMVLAYWPQNLIISHEDTKMTSIGNFIEKDVIEMFSIHMLKGDEKALTEPGSIIISSKLSYALFKDERPVGKMMKIDNELEVMVTGVYADFPKNSSFYGINFFAPWKLYQNSQDWIREAAVTNDWGNNSFQIFAELAQDTDLESLNQQIKRAGYSHISEEEKAQKPEVFLHPMNDWHLKSSWENGVQSGGLIKFVKLFAIIAGLVLLLACINFMNLSTAQSERRAKEVGVRKAIGSRRGQLVNQFLIESFLVVIISFVLSFCIVLIALPFFNELVDKDIQLPLSSLYFWIFCGSFIFGTALLSGSYPAFYLSSFRPISVLKGSFKAGPSSLMLRKVLVVLQFSASIVLIIGTLFIQKQVEFAKDRPMGYDAEGTIMLWSNSADFTGKFDVLRNELKSKGAIVELSESSSPLTQIFSRTSNLSWEGKDNNYDVDFGKIAVTPEYGKTINWNIIKGRDFSRDITSDLQAVILNEKAVREMGIADPIGKIIRSGSGEKTKELRVIGVIENLIIQSPFDEVTPIIFSMSNSPMNCMTMRLNPEQSTSASIAIIEDVFKEQLPSTPLDFTFTDEQHGLKFASEERFGSVAGLFALLAIFISCLGIFGMASFVAEQRTKEIGVRKVLGASVLSIWKMITQSFLVLVGLSCLVAIPIAYYLVSGWLEGFQYKTNLHWSVFAIAGVGAIVITLVTVSYHAISSALGNPIKSLKAE, from the coding sequence TCAATTATCTACGCCCATTTGCTATTCAAAAATCAAAGTCATACAATTCAAATTATACTGACATGTTCAAAATTAATTTCAAAATTGGTTACAGAAACCTACTACGAAATAAAGGCTATTCTTCTATAAATATTGGGGGCTTAGCAGTGGGCATGGCAGTCGCGATGCTAATTAGTTTGTGGGTTTATGATGAATTGACATTCGATAGTTATCATGAAAATCATGACCGAATAGCTCAAGTGATGAAGCATCAGCAACTCAATGATGAAATCAGTATGCAAGCCGCGCTTCCAATCCCGCTTAAAGAAGAACTTCAATCTAACTACGGAGAAGGCTTCGATAAAATGGTTTTAGCATACTGGCCACAGAATCTAATTATCTCTCATGAAGATACAAAGATGACTTCAATTGGAAATTTTATTGAGAAGGACGTTATAGAAATGTTTTCTATTCATATGCTTAAAGGAGATGAAAAAGCATTGACAGAGCCAGGATCAATAATTATTTCATCGAAATTATCTTATGCGCTTTTCAAAGATGAAAGACCAGTAGGTAAAATGATGAAAATTGATAATGAATTAGAAGTGATGGTAACAGGTGTATACGCTGACTTTCCTAAAAATTCCAGTTTTTATGGAATTAACTTTTTTGCTCCCTGGAAACTTTACCAAAACTCACAAGATTGGATAAGAGAGGCAGCCGTAACTAACGATTGGGGCAATAATTCATTTCAGATATTTGCTGAATTAGCTCAGGATACTGATTTAGAAAGCCTCAATCAGCAAATAAAGAGGGCAGGGTATAGCCATATTAGTGAGGAAGAAAAAGCCCAGAAACCAGAGGTTTTCCTTCATCCCATGAATGATTGGCATTTAAAGTCATCCTGGGAAAATGGAGTACAATCTGGAGGTTTAATTAAGTTCGTAAAATTATTTGCCATAATTGCTGGTCTAGTATTATTGCTGGCTTGTATTAATTTCATGAACTTAAGTACAGCACAGTCTGAAAGGAGAGCTAAAGAAGTGGGTGTTCGCAAGGCAATTGGATCTAGAAGAGGACAATTGGTGAATCAATTTCTTATTGAGTCCTTTTTAGTGGTCATCATATCCTTTGTTTTAAGCTTTTGTATCGTTCTCATAGCGCTGCCTTTCTTTAATGAATTAGTTGACAAAGACATCCAACTCCCGCTAAGTAGTCTTTATTTTTGGATTTTCTGCGGGAGTTTCATTTTTGGCACTGCACTGCTGTCTGGTAGTTACCCGGCATTCTATCTGTCTTCATTTCGTCCAATTTCTGTCCTAAAGGGATCCTTCAAAGCCGGTCCGTCCTCATTAATGCTTAGAAAAGTTTTAGTGGTTTTACAGTTTTCTGCATCTATTGTATTAATTATCGGTACATTATTTATTCAAAAGCAAGTTGAATTTGCTAAGGACCGACCCATGGGATATGATGCTGAAGGTACCATTATGTTGTGGAGCAATTCCGCAGATTTTACTGGGAAGTTTGACGTGCTTCGGAATGAATTGAAAAGCAAAGGAGCAATTGTAGAATTGTCAGAATCATCTAGCCCATTAACACAGATATTCAGTAGAACCAGCAACTTATCCTGGGAAGGAAAGGATAATAATTACGATGTTGATTTTGGGAAGATTGCAGTGACCCCGGAATATGGAAAAACGATTAATTGGAACATAATAAAGGGGAGAGACTTTTCCAGAGATATCACCTCTGATTTACAAGCAGTAATTCTAAATGAAAAGGCCGTACGAGAAATGGGCATTGCAGACCCAATAGGAAAGATTATTAGATCCGGAAGTGGTGAAAAAACTAAGGAACTGCGCGTAATTGGTGTCATCGAAAATTTAATTATTCAATCTCCTTTTGATGAAGTAACTCCTATTATATTCTCTATGAGTAATAGTCCTATGAATTGTATGACCATGAGACTTAATCCAGAGCAAAGTACATCAGCTTCGATCGCTATAATTGAGGATGTTTTTAAGGAGCAGTTACCGTCTACACCATTGGATTTTACTTTTACTGATGAGCAGCATGGATTGAAATTTGCGAGTGAGGAACGTTTTGGTTCAGTAGCCGGCTTATTTGCTTTGCTAGCCATTTTTATTAGTTGTCTGGGTATATTCGGTATGGCCTCTTTTGTTGCAGAGCAGCGTACAAAGGAAATTGGAGTCAGAAAGGTATTAGGTGCTTCTGTCTTGAGTATATGGAAGATGATTACACAGAGCTTTCTCGTCTTGGTAGGTCTTTCATGTTTAGTCGCTATACCAATAGCGTATTATTTAGTTTCCGGATGGTTAGAAGGCTTTCAATATAAAACTAATTTACACTGGTCAGTCTTTGCCATAGCGGGCGTTGGAGCAATTGTGATTACGCTTGTAACTGTTAGTTATCATGCTATATCATCTGCCTTGGGAAATCCTATTAAAAGTTTGAAGGCTGAATAA
- a CDS encoding CPBP family intramembrane glutamic endopeptidase, giving the protein MKDLSSTQHQLTIKRGILAIVAMYACQLLAGIIISYAFKLAPNTDTPIEIIGLSSTLLSGIMILLLFWWDLRKSGDSFYTQIGLQASKIKNSKAVLLVLAVLASTHFLAWIYRSVILPAYDYGGIIGGGSKMFSFIQENGGALEMSGFLLLALIVGPIMEEVVFRGYLQSSIAKKLPAWAAILITSVIFTVGHSPMILWPMYFLFSISWGWIYLRTGSLKMAILIHILSNLFYIIVGFAGWKLLA; this is encoded by the coding sequence ATGAAAGACTTAAGTTCAACACAGCATCAATTAACTATAAAGCGAGGAATTTTGGCTATAGTTGCCATGTACGCATGTCAGCTTTTAGCAGGAATTATCATTTCCTACGCTTTTAAGTTAGCACCAAATACGGACACTCCTATAGAAATTATAGGATTATCTTCTACCCTGCTGAGTGGCATCATGATTTTACTGCTATTCTGGTGGGATTTGAGAAAATCGGGAGACTCTTTTTACACTCAGATAGGTTTGCAAGCCAGTAAAATCAAAAATAGTAAAGCGGTTTTATTGGTATTAGCTGTATTAGCATCAACTCATTTTTTAGCATGGATATACAGATCAGTAATTCTTCCAGCCTATGACTATGGCGGGATTATCGGAGGCGGTTCCAAAATGTTTAGCTTTATTCAGGAAAATGGAGGTGCACTTGAAATGAGCGGCTTTTTACTTTTGGCTCTCATTGTTGGTCCAATCATGGAAGAAGTTGTTTTTAGAGGATACCTGCAATCTTCCATTGCCAAGAAATTACCTGCCTGGGCAGCCATTTTGATTACCTCAGTTATTTTCACAGTTGGCCACAGCCCTATGATTTTGTGGCCTATGTACTTCCTTTTTAGTATTAGTTGGGGATGGATCTATTTGCGAACCGGCTCTTTAAAAATGGCTATACTTATTCATATTTTAAGTAATTTATTTTATATTATTGTAGGTTTTGCCGGTTGGAAGCTTTTAGCATAA
- a CDS encoding PorP/SprF family type IX secretion system membrane protein, with protein MYSKFLNIKTLYLIIALLSMSGVLKAQQYPIYSQYIFNGLILNPAYAGSHVQLSASAMYRNQWVNFDGAPKTLFFSAHTSLMNEKMGLGLLINDDRIGSYSNQNIYGSYAFIIKTPKGKLAMGVSAGLNILSADFGNLNLDDIADNSFASVTGNLKPNFGTGVYFYNKTLFAGFSVPFLLNNGFGDTSFESALNEIRSARYYYLNGGLMLPLNLEKTVHIQPSVLIRGQEGAPLNFDINTSVIFYDLLNVGVSYRNIDAVVSYIDFKLSESFHFSYSYDWTTSAIRSASNGTHEFMLNYRVRLRDIHDDVKCPKFNYFM; from the coding sequence ATGTATAGCAAATTTCTTAATATTAAGACTTTATATTTAATAATTGCATTATTGTCAATGTCTGGTGTTTTAAAAGCACAACAGTATCCTATTTATTCTCAGTACATTTTCAATGGGTTAATTTTAAACCCCGCTTATGCTGGAAGCCACGTTCAATTGAGTGCGTCTGCAATGTACAGGAATCAATGGGTAAACTTTGATGGTGCTCCAAAGACATTGTTTTTTAGCGCTCATACTTCCCTGATGAACGAGAAAATGGGTTTAGGGCTGTTAATCAACGATGATCGAATCGGTAGCTATTCAAATCAGAATATATACGGCAGTTATGCATTCATTATTAAAACACCTAAAGGCAAATTGGCAATGGGTGTGTCAGCTGGCCTCAATATTCTATCTGCAGATTTTGGTAATCTCAACTTAGATGATATCGCTGATAATTCTTTTGCGAGCGTAACAGGTAACTTAAAGCCAAACTTTGGGACAGGAGTCTACTTTTATAATAAAACGCTTTTTGCGGGATTTTCAGTTCCTTTTCTATTGAATAATGGATTTGGGGATACTTCCTTCGAAAGTGCCTTGAATGAAATACGATCCGCTCGGTACTATTATCTAAATGGTGGTTTGATGCTACCTTTAAATCTTGAAAAAACAGTGCATATTCAGCCTTCAGTATTGATCAGAGGTCAAGAAGGAGCTCCACTGAATTTTGACATCAACACCAGTGTAATTTTTTATGATTTACTCAATGTTGGAGTGTCATACAGAAATATAGATGCAGTGGTTTCCTATATAGATTTCAAGTTGAGCGAATCTTTTCATTTTAGTTATTCTTATGATTGGACTACCTCAGCTATCAGATCCGCATCCAATGGAACCCACGAATTTATGCTTAATTATAGAGTGCGGCTACGAGATATTCACGATGATGTAAAATGCCCTAAGTTTAATTACTTTATGTAA
- a CDS encoding TolB family protein → MTNTKRLFVTIFLLSVIYSCDNSTMYNYHEATISVLPKNFEAVNSEFDDYNSAAPGFGESFPLCFSSNRRSSGGEFDIIYKPIYIYFSKETGELTVEEIKNSNSDYLINSAEIDKVLRKTNSSSNELGPYMTENFHSSGKLLLLFANDESGDFDIKFIHDLNNQDYDSIYNVPILNSPFDDYYPTFNKDSSQIYWCSNRNGQFDIFNVELDNSHDLVDKLNDQSDKSIRKIDALNSSANDKCPFIIKDFMVFASDRAGGFGGFDLYYSENINGEWTEPQNLGSRINSEHDEYRPIIHPMGPDFTNDFMIFSSNRPVGLGGFDLYYVGIDKVDP, encoded by the coding sequence ATGACCAATACTAAAAGACTTTTTGTTACAATCTTCCTATTATCTGTAATATACTCTTGCGATAATAGTACCATGTACAATTATCATGAAGCAACAATTAGCGTCCTTCCCAAAAACTTTGAAGCAGTAAATTCCGAATTTGATGATTATAATTCTGCTGCTCCTGGATTTGGAGAATCCTTCCCATTGTGCTTTTCATCTAATAGGCGATCAAGTGGTGGGGAGTTTGACATCATTTACAAACCCATCTACATATACTTTTCAAAAGAAACTGGAGAATTGACTGTAGAGGAAATAAAAAACTCTAACTCAGACTACTTAATAAATTCAGCAGAGATAGACAAGGTTCTTAGAAAAACAAACTCTAGTAGTAACGAGTTAGGCCCTTACATGACAGAGAATTTTCACTCAAGCGGAAAGCTGTTATTGCTATTTGCTAATGACGAATCAGGTGATTTCGACATAAAATTCATCCACGACCTTAATAATCAAGACTATGACTCCATCTATAATGTCCCAATTTTAAATTCTCCATTTGATGATTATTACCCTACATTCAATAAGGATAGTAGTCAAATATATTGGTGCAGCAATAGGAACGGCCAATTTGATATCTTCAATGTCGAGCTTGATAATTCCCATGACCTGGTTGACAAACTTAATGATCAGTCAGACAAAAGCATTCGTAAAATAGATGCACTTAATTCTTCTGCAAATGATAAATGCCCTTTTATTATCAAAGATTTTATGGTCTTTGCTTCAGATAGAGCCGGTGGATTTGGAGGTTTTGATTTATACTATTCAGAAAATATTAATGGAGAATGGACTGAACCACAAAACCTTGGGTCGCGAATCAATTCAGAACATGATGAATACCGCCCGATTATTCACCCGATGGGACCTGACTTTACAAATGACTTCATGATATTTTCTTCCAATAGACCTGTTGGACTTGGCGGCTTTGATCTCTATTATGTGGGCATTGATAAAGTTGACCCTTAA
- a CDS encoding CocE/NonD family hydrolase: protein MSAFSQNLDFEKRAINDTAALDLAMNNLANRYLDYTKAEGISIGDRERLRYEMIAGRNEDAIQTIRNIRAGNTSEGHLTYSQYELYLKAKIQQNKSGENFQDSYRSVFSQYIKKCTDIMASTITVNFTTYDGVAQFTDDFHAKYAGVPEETLTADEAKSILNAYFLYHVYSLTEPIIFEETERDENDRYLIEESLIISARDSAEISVITVRKRNIAALPAILIFTIYADNSNKNQAMIAASKGYVGVIANSRGKRKSTNAIEPYKHEYKDVYETIDWISKQSWCNGKVAMYGGSYNGFSQWASMKEKVHPALKTIIPSVSAAPGLDVPMENNIFHNFPYKWIPFVTNNKLLDNGANFDAARWNRMQNTWYTNGLAYNKMDSIDGVPNPLFQEWISHPTYDSYWQAFIPYKEEFAHIDIPILTTTGYYDDGQRGAMYYYLEHLKYNPTAEHYLLLGPYDHFGAQTESSANLRGYEIDSVANLKIQTGLAFEWFDYILKGKKKPILLKDKVNFQVMGENKWLHRPTLAEMSNDSLVFYLSSNEKDSSFQLTKKMNKEVEPIQLSIDLADRSTPNNADYYPWPIIKDNINLKDGLVFKTNAFQEEVVINGSFTGEFKVSTNKQDFDYSINLYELLADGSYFHLSYIIGRASHAKSIEERELLTPNKVTTLTFNNTRIISKKIAVGSRLIAVINGNKNPNSQINYGSGKEVSLENLEDADEPIIINFHPESKLRIPLWREP from the coding sequence ATGAGTGCTTTTAGTCAAAATCTGGATTTTGAGAAAAGAGCAATAAATGATACAGCTGCGCTTGATCTGGCAATGAATAATTTGGCCAATCGTTACTTGGACTACACTAAAGCTGAAGGCATAAGCATTGGCGATCGGGAGCGATTGAGATATGAAATGATTGCTGGCCGCAATGAAGATGCTATCCAAACCATTAGAAATATTAGAGCTGGAAATACTTCGGAAGGTCATCTTACTTACTCGCAATACGAATTGTATCTTAAAGCGAAGATTCAGCAAAATAAGTCAGGCGAGAATTTCCAAGACTCTTATCGTTCTGTCTTCTCACAATATATAAAAAAATGTACTGATATTATGGCCTCCACCATTACGGTTAATTTCACTACCTATGATGGAGTGGCTCAATTTACAGATGACTTTCACGCTAAATACGCAGGTGTTCCGGAGGAAACTTTAACGGCTGATGAAGCAAAGAGCATCCTAAATGCATATTTTCTCTATCATGTGTATTCCCTTACCGAACCTATTATTTTCGAGGAAACAGAAAGAGATGAGAATGATAGGTACTTAATTGAAGAATCCCTTATTATCTCGGCAAGGGATAGTGCTGAAATTTCGGTCATCACCGTTCGAAAAAGAAATATAGCAGCTTTACCTGCTATTTTAATCTTCACTATTTACGCAGATAATTCCAATAAAAACCAAGCAATGATTGCAGCGTCAAAGGGATATGTTGGCGTAATTGCCAACTCTCGTGGCAAGCGAAAAAGCACCAATGCCATCGAGCCTTATAAACACGAATACAAAGATGTATATGAAACCATAGATTGGATAAGTAAACAATCTTGGTGTAACGGTAAGGTAGCCATGTACGGGGGAAGCTACAATGGATTTAGTCAGTGGGCTTCCATGAAAGAAAAAGTACATCCTGCTTTAAAAACCATCATCCCTTCGGTTTCTGCAGCACCGGGGCTTGATGTACCCATGGAGAACAATATCTTTCATAATTTCCCCTATAAATGGATTCCTTTTGTAACCAATAATAAGCTATTAGATAATGGTGCAAATTTTGATGCTGCTAGATGGAATAGAATGCAAAATACTTGGTATACAAATGGCCTAGCTTACAATAAGATGGATTCCATTGATGGCGTACCTAATCCATTATTTCAAGAGTGGATCAGCCACCCTACATACGATAGTTATTGGCAAGCCTTTATACCTTATAAGGAGGAATTTGCTCATATTGATATCCCAATTCTAACAACCACAGGTTATTATGATGATGGTCAGCGTGGCGCAATGTATTATTATCTAGAGCATTTAAAATATAATCCAACTGCTGAACATTATTTATTACTTGGCCCTTATGATCATTTTGGTGCCCAGACTGAATCGAGCGCCAATTTACGGGGCTATGAAATTGATAGTGTAGCCAACCTTAAAATTCAAACTGGGCTAGCTTTTGAGTGGTTCGATTATATCTTAAAAGGAAAGAAAAAACCTATTTTACTGAAAGACAAGGTAAACTTTCAAGTCATGGGTGAGAATAAGTGGTTGCATAGGCCAACGCTTGCTGAAATGAGTAATGATTCTTTAGTATTCTATTTAAGTTCTAATGAAAAGGATTCGTCCTTTCAGCTTACAAAAAAAATGAACAAAGAAGTTGAACCTATTCAGCTTAGCATTGACTTAGCAGATCGGTCAACACCCAACAATGCAGATTATTACCCTTGGCCAATTATAAAAGATAATATAAACTTGAAGGACGGTTTAGTTTTCAAAACCAATGCTTTTCAAGAGGAAGTGGTAATCAATGGCTCATTTACAGGAGAGTTTAAGGTATCAACCAATAAACAAGATTTTGATTATTCCATCAACCTCTATGAATTACTGGCCGATGGAAGTTATTTTCATTTAAGCTATATTATAGGCAGAGCTAGTCATGCTAAAAGCATAGAGGAGAGAGAATTATTAACTCCAAATAAGGTAACAACCCTTACTTTCAACAATACCCGTATTATTAGTAAAAAAATAGCTGTTGGCAGTAGACTGATAGCGGTCATAAACGGAAATAAAAATCCCAATTCACAGATTAATTACGGTTCTGGAAAAGAGGTAAGTTTAGAAAACTTAGAGGATGCTGATGAACCTATAATTATCAATTTTCACCCTGAAAGCAAATTAAGAATTCCTTTATGGCGAGAGCCATAA
- a CDS encoding sensor histidine kinase: MTKTLNIAQNKSNSLYWKCQFFGWGLVSLFWFYIALFRDDFELSDAIINYIFDVAICIAITHAYRTMAVKRKWNQLNIKDLIWKLIPALIILSIMFMIIMNIKTSIYIYLADRQNDSIKELFVWNPFFVWNPVLITGLRHMSIWLLAYHLYHFYQREVQSTKMNAQLSLIAKQAQFDNLSAQLNPHFLFNSLNSIKSLIIENPKIARRAVDLLSDILRSSLYETQDSTVSLEEEMGLVKDYVELEKLRFEERLKFNLEVDERLNHIRILPLSIQLLVENALKHGIDKQLDGGTLELSIKKEGNKAVIKVVNPGTLNIEGDNRIGLKNLKNRLQLKYKGAAQFEINQIENESVLAKLTIPIIE; encoded by the coding sequence ATGACAAAAACTTTAAACATAGCGCAGAATAAAAGCAACTCTCTTTATTGGAAGTGTCAGTTTTTTGGATGGGGATTAGTGTCCCTTTTCTGGTTCTATATTGCTCTATTTAGAGATGATTTTGAATTATCTGATGCGATTATCAACTATATTTTTGATGTGGCTATTTGTATTGCCATCACGCATGCATACAGAACCATGGCAGTAAAAAGAAAGTGGAACCAATTGAATATAAAGGATTTAATCTGGAAACTCATCCCAGCCCTTATCATACTCTCCATTATGTTCATGATCATTATGAACATAAAAACATCAATCTATATATATTTAGCAGATAGACAAAACGATTCAATTAAAGAACTCTTCGTTTGGAACCCGTTTTTTGTATGGAATCCTGTACTAATAACTGGTTTGAGACATATGAGCATCTGGCTACTTGCCTATCATTTGTACCACTTTTACCAAAGAGAAGTACAATCAACAAAGATGAATGCACAACTATCTCTAATAGCTAAGCAGGCACAGTTCGATAATTTATCGGCTCAATTAAATCCTCACTTCCTATTTAACTCTCTCAATTCAATCAAATCGCTTATTATTGAGAATCCTAAAATTGCCAGACGTGCAGTAGACTTATTGTCGGATATTCTACGCTCATCTCTTTATGAAACGCAAGATTCAACAGTTTCATTGGAAGAAGAAATGGGACTAGTAAAAGACTATGTAGAGCTTGAAAAATTGCGATTTGAAGAACGTCTAAAATTTAATCTGGAGGTAGATGAGCGCCTGAATCATATACGAATACTGCCGCTGAGTATACAATTATTAGTTGAAAATGCACTTAAGCACGGTATCGATAAGCAATTAGATGGTGGGACTCTTGAGCTATCTATTAAAAAGGAAGGTAATAAAGCAGTTATAAAAGTAGTAAACCCTGGTACATTAAATATTGAGGGTGATAATAGAATAGGGTTAAAAAACCTAAAAAATCGCCTTCAACTGAAATATAAAGGAGCAGCACAATTTGAAATAAATCAGATAGAGAATGAATCTGTTCTAGCAAAATTAACAATCCCAATTATTGAATAA
- a CDS encoding LytR/AlgR family response regulator transcription factor, with protein MDTYKTIIIDDERLAREEVKRALENYPEFEIIGEESNVEKAKALIESTHPDIIFLDIHMPKKSGFDLLEELGTVPEVVFTTAYDQYAVKAFEVNALDYIVKPIREERFAKAIEKIKKGFTKREEESPAPFLLHKKIFIKDGESCYFIPISSISLIESVENYAKLHFDGKTVLIKRSLNLLEEKMDPSLFFRINRSQIINTEYITEINPYFNNKLQITLSTGEKLDVSNRQSAKFKKWNSL; from the coding sequence ATGGATACTTACAAAACTATAATAATTGATGATGAACGCCTGGCTCGAGAAGAGGTAAAAAGGGCACTTGAGAACTATCCTGAATTTGAAATAATTGGAGAAGAAAGTAATGTAGAAAAAGCTAAAGCATTGATTGAAAGTACGCATCCAGACATTATTTTTCTTGACATACATATGCCCAAAAAGTCTGGATTTGATCTTTTGGAAGAATTGGGTACCGTGCCTGAGGTAGTTTTTACTACAGCTTATGACCAGTATGCAGTAAAAGCATTTGAGGTAAACGCTTTGGATTATATCGTAAAACCCATTAGAGAGGAAAGGTTTGCCAAAGCGATTGAGAAGATTAAAAAAGGATTTACCAAAAGAGAAGAAGAATCCCCAGCACCATTTTTATTACACAAAAAGATTTTCATTAAAGATGGTGAAAGCTGCTACTTTATCCCTATCTCAAGCATTAGCCTTATTGAGTCGGTGGAAAATTATGCAAAGCTACACTTTGATGGAAAAACGGTTTTAATCAAAAGGTCTTTAAATCTTCTAGAAGAGAAAATGGATCCAAGTTTGTTTTTCCGGATCAATAGAAGTCAAATTATTAATACTGAATACATAACAGAAATAAATCCCTATTTTAATAATAAGCTGCAAATCACCTTGTCAACTGGCGAAAAGTTAGACGTATCTAATCGACAGTCTGCAAAATTCAAAAAGTGGAACAGCCTGTAA
- a CDS encoding MarR family winged helix-turn-helix transcriptional regulator → MQEAEKYSRYSFLLDKTARRVKQYAKQRFRELGWTITIDQWAVLKQLYDKGELNQRELASNTFKDHPTMTRIIDLLKAKQLIVRKPHPNDRRSFMIALTINGKSMVEECLPEVQKIRMKAWENLSPDDFQEFKRILESIYHNLA, encoded by the coding sequence ATGCAAGAAGCAGAGAAGTACAGTCGGTATTCATTTTTGTTAGATAAAACAGCCAGAAGGGTAAAGCAGTATGCAAAACAAAGATTTAGGGAATTAGGCTGGACTATCACCATTGACCAATGGGCCGTGCTAAAGCAGCTTTATGATAAAGGAGAACTCAACCAGCGGGAATTGGCAAGCAATACTTTCAAAGATCACCCAACCATGACCCGTATTATTGATTTATTAAAAGCCAAACAGTTGATCGTCCGCAAGCCTCATCCCAATGATAGAAGGAGCTTTATGATTGCCTTAACCATAAACGGTAAATCAATGGTAGAAGAATGCTTGCCTGAGGTGCAGAAAATTAGAATGAAAGCATGGGAAAATCTGTCGCCAGATGATTTTCAAGAGTTCAAAAGAATTCTGGAGAGCATCTATCATAATTTAGCTTAA
- a CDS encoding GNAT family N-acetyltransferase → MDALIEKVNKSNYLEIVEVWEASVRATHHFLKEADIAYFKPLILNNYLDAVELRCIKNENNRIIGFLGVAEDNLEMLFIHPEDRGKQIGKSLLTYAINDLKVSKVDVNEQNEQAVGFYQHCGFEVIGRSALDASGKPYPMLHMQLKTRMEKGE, encoded by the coding sequence ATGGACGCTCTAATAGAAAAAGTAAATAAAAGTAATTACCTAGAAATAGTAGAAGTCTGGGAGGCTTCTGTAAGGGCAACACATCACTTCTTGAAAGAAGCTGATATTGCCTACTTTAAACCACTCATCTTAAATAACTATTTAGATGCCGTTGAATTAAGGTGTATTAAAAATGAAAATAATAGAATTATCGGTTTTCTTGGTGTTGCTGAAGATAATCTCGAAATGCTTTTCATCCATCCTGAGGACAGAGGTAAGCAAATCGGCAAAAGCTTATTAACTTATGCTATTAATGATTTAAAAGTTAGCAAGGTTGATGTAAATGAACAAAATGAGCAGGCTGTTGGCTTTTACCAGCATTGTGGATTTGAGGTGATAGGCCGTTCAGCATTAGATGCCTCAGGTAAACCTTATCCTATGCTGCATATGCAGTTGAAAACACGAATGGAAAAGGGTGAGTAA